A genomic segment from Vagococcus zengguangii encodes:
- the nrdR gene encoding transcriptional regulator NrdR has translation MQCPKCQYNGSRVVDSRPSDENRAIRRRRECESCGFRFTTFERIEATPVLVIKKDGKREEFNREKILRGLIRSAEKRPVSLEQMENVVDKVENRVRSLGENEVPTTLIGEYVMEYLVDLDEIAYIRFASVYRQFKDVSVFIEEMQEMVNKGQEEAPPETATE, from the coding sequence ATGCAATGTCCAAAATGTCAGTATAATGGTTCACGTGTGGTTGATAGTCGTCCCTCTGATGAAAATCGTGCGATTCGCAGAAGACGTGAGTGTGAAAGTTGTGGCTTTCGCTTCACAACCTTTGAAAGAATTGAAGCAACGCCGGTGTTAGTCATTAAAAAAGATGGTAAACGCGAAGAATTTAATCGCGAAAAAATCTTACGTGGCCTAATTCGTTCGGCCGAAAAACGTCCAGTTTCGTTGGAACAGATGGAAAACGTCGTGGATAAAGTAGAAAATCGTGTGCGTTCATTAGGCGAAAATGAAGTGCCAACTACCTTGATTGGTGAATATGTGATGGAATATTTAGTTGATTTAGATGAAATTGCTTATATTCGATTCGCAAGTGTTTATCGTCAATTTAAAGACGTAAGTGTCTTTATTGAAGAAATGCAAGAAATGGTTAATAAGGGGCAAGAAGAAGCGCCTCCAGAAACCGCAACAGAGTAG
- the dnaI gene encoding primosomal protein DnaI codes for MGNLGDEMKKVIQQNAWQDRYQHLIDTVMQDRYVQQFLLEHQEKITDELLEKSYAKLYEFVQERRKYDEGNPSMIAPGYEPQLFLNYRSIDVTYVPTKELLAKQEADAIKRRVKAIDIPKDVREATFDDFELTDEREYAYLECVDFVNHYIEQPKVFRQGLYLQGSFGVGKTYLLGAIANELAQSGFHTTLIHFPTFAVEMKQAIGNNSLNDKLEEVKKAPILMIDDIGADSMSAWIRDDILGVILQYRMQEQLPTFFSSNFDMEQLENQHLRQSQRGDDEPLKAKRIMERVRYLAKEIKMIGINRRIQ; via the coding sequence ATGGGAAATCTAGGCGATGAAATGAAAAAAGTCATTCAACAAAACGCCTGGCAAGATCGGTATCAACATTTAATTGATACTGTCATGCAGGACCGCTATGTTCAACAATTTTTGTTGGAACATCAAGAGAAAATTACAGATGAATTACTTGAGAAAAGTTATGCTAAATTATATGAATTTGTCCAAGAAAGACGAAAATATGACGAAGGTAATCCTTCCATGATAGCGCCTGGTTATGAGCCACAACTATTTCTTAATTATCGTTCCATTGATGTGACGTATGTACCAACGAAAGAATTGTTGGCCAAACAAGAAGCTGATGCGATTAAACGCCGTGTTAAAGCAATTGATATTCCTAAGGATGTTCGTGAAGCAACCTTTGACGATTTTGAGTTAACGGATGAACGTGAATATGCCTATCTTGAGTGTGTGGATTTTGTGAATCATTATATCGAACAACCTAAAGTCTTTCGACAAGGATTATATTTACAAGGCTCATTTGGTGTGGGGAAAACCTATTTACTAGGCGCTATCGCGAATGAATTAGCGCAATCTGGCTTTCATACAACGTTGATTCATTTTCCAACCTTTGCTGTTGAAATGAAACAAGCAATTGGTAACAATTCATTAAATGACAAGCTAGAAGAAGTGAAGAAAGCCCCCATTCTAATGATCGATGATATCGGAGCAGATTCAATGAGTGCGTGGATTCGTGACGATATTTTAGGGGTTATTTTACAATACCGTATGCAAGAACAATTACCAACCTTTTTTAGCTCTAATTTTGATATGGAACAGTTGGAAAATCAACATTTACGCCAGTCACAACGCGGTGATGATGAGCCGTTGAAAGCTAAACGGATTATGGAACGCGTTAGATATTTGGCTAAAGAAATTAAGATGATAGGTATTAATCGTCGTATTCAATAA
- the rpmF gene encoding 50S ribosomal protein L32 codes for MAVPARRTSKAKKAKRRTHYKLSVPGMSTCSNCGEMKRSHHVCPECGQYDGKDVVNTTAE; via the coding sequence ATGGCAGTACCTGCAAGAAGAACTTCAAAAGCTAAAAAAGCAAAACGTCGTACTCACTACAAATTATCAGTACCTGGAATGAGCACATGCTCAAACTGTGGCGAAATGAAACGCAGCCACCATGTATGTCCTGAATGTGGTCAATATGATGGAAAAGATGTTGTAAACACAACAGCTGAATAA
- a CDS encoding YceD family protein produces MKWSLMELRRYKDEPLVIDTTIELADTLLKRDETILAVGPARVVGTMNVEPREYIAQVQVDVVLTLPSSRSLQPVEYPMSIAFDEIYMTPEEYALVKGTDGYEHAIVLDSTTIDLREAIEDYILLNIPLQVLTEEEMASDDLPSGDSWTIMSEEDYLYQQMETQAQTIDPRLAKLSALLDNNEESE; encoded by the coding sequence GTGAAATGGTCATTAATGGAACTAAGACGTTATAAAGACGAACCCTTAGTAATAGACACAACAATTGAATTAGCCGATACGTTATTAAAACGTGACGAAACAATTTTAGCTGTTGGACCAGCCAGAGTGGTAGGAACGATGAATGTTGAACCGCGCGAGTATATTGCACAAGTTCAAGTTGATGTCGTGTTAACTTTACCATCAAGTCGCTCACTTCAGCCAGTTGAATATCCAATGTCAATCGCATTCGATGAAATCTATATGACTCCAGAAGAATACGCATTGGTTAAAGGAACAGACGGCTACGAACATGCTATCGTTTTAGATAGCACAACTATCGATTTGCGCGAAGCAATTGAGGACTATATTTTGCTGAATATTCCGTTACAGGTATTAACGGAAGAAGAAATGGCTTCTGATGATTTACCAAGTGGTGATTCATGGACAATTATGTCTGAAGAAGATTATTTATATCAACAAATGGAAACTCAAGCCCAAACAATTGATCCTCGTCTTGCAAAATTATCAGCTTTGTTAGATAATAACGAAGAATCTGAATAA
- the coaE gene encoding dephospho-CoA kinase (Dephospho-CoA kinase (CoaE) performs the final step in coenzyme A biosynthesis.), which produces MTFVLGLTGGISTGKSTVSQMFSAQQIPVIDADLIAREVVEPGTTGLKKITEVFGQTVLQADGSLHRKKLGELVFSSPEKLAQLNDILGLEIRQVILARIDAFKKLAVPLVVVDIPLLYESGYEAIMDAVMVVYVPQELQLDRLMKRDHLTPEQAQARLESQWPIDSKKERADILIDNSGSITETKNQVDNWLQKNRETL; this is translated from the coding sequence ATGACGTTTGTATTAGGGTTAACGGGTGGTATTTCGACAGGGAAATCTACGGTTAGCCAAATGTTCAGCGCACAACAAATACCCGTAATTGATGCTGATTTAATTGCCCGTGAAGTTGTGGAACCAGGTACCACAGGGTTAAAAAAAATTACAGAAGTATTTGGTCAGACTGTGTTACAAGCAGATGGGAGTTTGCATCGCAAAAAATTGGGGGAACTAGTTTTCTCGAGTCCAGAGAAGTTGGCTCAATTAAACGACATTCTAGGATTAGAAATTAGACAAGTTATTTTAGCGCGAATTGATGCGTTTAAAAAGCTAGCAGTACCATTAGTAGTGGTAGATATTCCATTATTATACGAGAGTGGCTATGAAGCTATTATGGACGCGGTGATGGTCGTATATGTGCCCCAAGAGCTGCAATTAGACCGACTGATGAAACGTGACCACCTAACCCCAGAGCAAGCTCAGGCGCGCTTAGAAAGCCAATGGCCCATTGATAGTAAAAAAGAACGCGCGGATATTTTAATCGATAATAGTGGTTCAATCACCGAAACTAAAAATCAAGTAGACAACTGGTTACAAAAAAATAGAGAAACCTTATAA
- a CDS encoding replication initiation and membrane attachment family protein — protein sequence MKDNGRELKAKDTFFVQLTELISEVDLKVLNTLYRPLLGSKAFGLYNALYLMTPNYPFESFETFHADLFSECDLGRIDFLEARKKLEALGLLRVFVKQEDEAQTYMYRVEKPMSYYAFLKDDMLSLMLLDRVGQRRFERLMQEIPQRAQLPDGYVETTHQFVDVYQPSRIGVSAKPEVIKTVQQTLSQSQKKQFIYPETFDWMHFEQLMARYHLADGHLLTVKDELLAIHQQYGFDEMTLRNYLANYIDYTTNQIELKKFKYALVNRPATPSKEQRNQASTSEQVTLQVEAQPALATGMEALNEQERALVYSSNEYAPMEFLEAIKADKKGSVVITERWAIEKLVKQSGLPNNVINILIHYLLSVQNKPTFEEITAFKIANDWSQSGVKTPVDALIRTKKTYQEKQHKNQNQAIQYNNKSYNNKPVRKETLPDWVNKEVKETKMSSEKQALMREKLRQMRQKGKDGEK from the coding sequence ATGAAAGATAACGGACGAGAATTGAAGGCAAAAGACACCTTCTTTGTTCAACTAACAGAATTAATTTCTGAGGTGGATTTAAAAGTTTTAAATACGCTGTATCGTCCATTACTTGGCAGTAAAGCGTTTGGCTTGTACAACGCGCTTTACTTGATGACACCTAACTATCCGTTTGAAAGTTTTGAAACGTTTCATGCTGATTTATTTTCTGAATGTGATTTAGGTCGGATTGATTTTTTAGAAGCACGTAAGAAGCTAGAAGCACTAGGCTTATTACGTGTGTTTGTGAAGCAAGAGGATGAAGCTCAAACGTATATGTATCGTGTTGAAAAACCCATGAGCTACTATGCTTTTTTAAAAGATGACATGTTGTCATTAATGCTGTTAGATCGGGTAGGACAAAGGCGATTTGAACGCTTGATGCAAGAAATTCCTCAGCGTGCACAATTACCAGATGGATATGTCGAAACCACGCATCAATTTGTTGATGTGTATCAACCAAGTCGCATAGGTGTTTCAGCAAAACCTGAAGTGATTAAGACAGTCCAACAAACACTTTCACAAAGTCAGAAAAAACAATTTATATATCCTGAAACTTTTGATTGGATGCATTTTGAACAGTTAATGGCACGCTATCACTTGGCAGATGGCCACTTGTTGACAGTTAAAGATGAATTGTTAGCTATTCATCAACAATATGGCTTTGACGAGATGACGCTACGAAATTATTTAGCCAATTACATTGACTACACAACCAATCAAATTGAGTTGAAGAAATTTAAGTATGCGCTAGTTAATCGGCCAGCAACGCCTTCAAAAGAACAAAGAAATCAGGCGTCAACTAGTGAGCAAGTAACGCTTCAAGTAGAGGCACAACCAGCGCTTGCGACTGGTATGGAAGCTTTAAATGAGCAAGAGCGCGCCCTTGTTTACTCAAGCAATGAATACGCCCCTATGGAGTTTTTAGAAGCTATTAAGGCAGATAAAAAAGGTTCGGTTGTGATTACTGAACGTTGGGCAATTGAAAAACTAGTGAAGCAATCTGGCTTACCTAATAATGTGATTAATATTTTAATTCATTATTTACTGTCAGTTCAAAACAAGCCCACCTTTGAAGAAATTACTGCCTTTAAAATAGCGAATGATTGGTCTCAATCAGGTGTTAAAACACCGGTTGATGCACTTATCCGCACAAAAAAAACGTATCAAGAAAAGCAACATAAAAATCAAAATCAAGCGATCCAATACAATAATAAGTCTTATAATAATAAACCTGTTCGTAAAGAAACTTTACCGGATTGGGTTAATAAAGAAGTAAAAGAGACTAAAATGTCTTCTGAAAAACAAGCGTTAATGCGTGAAAAATTACGTCAGATGCGCCAAAAGGGAAAAGATGGTGAGAAATAA